Below is a genomic region from Echinicola rosea.
CTTCCACTCCTTTGAAAATCACTTCTTTTTGAACAGAAGTCAAATCCCTGAATGGGGTATTTAGATCAAAACCGTACTCCTTGCCTACTTCCTCCAAAACGGCCATATACTGTCCACCTGCCTGGCCATAATAGGCCAATCCTTTGTTATGCGCTAAAAGCCCTTCAGCAATACTGAGGTTATCCTCCAAGACGATCTTATCCACATCAGGAATCAACTCCTGACCCATTCCATCACAGACCACGCATTTGCCCAATTCATGGTTACTGGAAAAGTGACTTGCCGACCACTCCAGCCCAGTATATTGGGCCTTTCTGGAAAATGCAAAACGCAGGGTTTTATCAAAATCCGTTTGTTGGGCAATGTCCGAACGCTCGGAAAAGTTCTTCTCCTTTCGGGTAATGCAAATACTCGGGGTAAGGCCTTCAATATTATCCACTTCCAACTGAAAATCAACGCCCACTCTCGATTGCTGATAGCTAGAAAATTGCTTGGTCATTTCCTGTAAGCCATAGCCATGCAAGGTATCAATGACCAAGGAAGATTTTCCCGATCCGGAAATCCCCGTGACCACTGAAAAATGCTCCTTGGGAAATTCCAGACTGATGTCTTTAAGGGCATGGGTACGAGCTCCCCTGATGACGATGACATCTTGGTCCTGTATCGCAGGCAGCTTCGCTTCGGACAACTGAGGCCGTAAGGCATTATCCACCAATACATCACATTCGGATTGGAAAAGGGAATGGTTTTCGAAACACACAATCCCTGCCGTTTGCTTTTTGAGCTGGTTCAGGGCATCCATCAGTTGCTGCACATTCTGCTGATGGAGTCCGATGCTCGGCTCCTCCAAAAGCAAAATGGCATTTTTGGAAGGCTTCGCAAAATGCTTCGTCAACTTGATTCGCTGTGCTTCACCGCCGGACAATGTATTGGAAGGCTGCCCCAGCTTAACGTATCCCAATCCCAGTTGGAGCATCAGTTCCAATATCTTCGCCAATTTCTTTTCTTCTGCGAAAAAATCCCTTGCTTCCTTGATGCTCAGGTTATAGATTTCGGCAATATTCTTCCGGTTCCAATGTATCTTTAGCACATCAGGCTTAAACCGCTTACCTTGACATACAGGACAAACTTGGTTGATATGGCCCATCACGCTCATGGAGAGCGTAATCACCCCCGCACCTTCACAGTTGGGACAGCGACCGGTTTTATTGTTAAAGGAAAAAGCACCTTTTGTCAATTTCAAGGCCTTAGCCTCAGGGGTTTTTGCCAGCAAATCCCGGATTTTATCGGCCAGCCCAGTATAGGTGGATGGATTGCTCCGCGGTGTTTTCCCAATCGGCTGATCCGTCACCGTAAGGGTATTCAGTTCATGTTCTTCTGCGTATGTTGAAATCCGCTCAAGTACCAAACTTGTTTTTCTACTGACCACGGTCAAGGTTTTGGCCGTAGGCTGAAAACTGGCCTCCGGTAGGTGATCCACTTGATCGCTCTGGCTACCATTATCTTGAATAGCAGTCAATGTTGGACTTTCAAGTCCTTCTGCCTGTAAAAATTCCTTGGTGGTACCGTTAAAAATGACTTCGCCTCCTTCTATTCCTGCTTTTGGCCCCAGTTCCACGATCCAATCTGCCGATTGAATAAAGTTCAAATCATGTTCCACCACCATCACGGTGTTTCCCCCCCGAATCAATCGATCAAAGATATGACGGAGGTGCAGCTGATAGGACGTCGGCAATCCGATTGAGGGCTCATCAAAAACATATAAGATCCCCTGTAGGTTACTATTGACCTGTTTGATCAGTTTGATACGTTGGGCATCACCCGAGGAGATGTCCATACTGGAGGTGCTCAACTGATAGTGCCCCATTCCCAAGCGGATAAGGTCTAGCAACTGGGTGCATAGCTTATCGACCAGTACCTTTTCTCCACCGGATAAGGTTACTACCTGAAGCCGGTCATACAGTGCCTGTAGAGAAAGGTCCATCCAATCATGGAAGTTTAGTTCCTTCCACCGATATTTCAGATGTTCGGCCTTTATCCGTGCCCCTTTGCAACTCGGGCATAGCTTAGCGCTCACGAAGCGAAGGATACTGACATTTCTGTCGAGCCTCAGGATGTCGGACATGATTGGAATTATTCCTCTGTAATAGCCCTCCTCTCTCGGTTTGGCCTTGAATCCCTCCCACCTAAGACGTGACTCCAAACTGTGTTTGCCGTAAAAGACTTTTATACGGTCGCTGCCGTACAGGATGACCTCTTGTTGCTCTTTGCTCAGCTCCTTCCAAGGCACATCTACCGAAAAGCCATGCGCCGCACATACTTTATTCAATTCCTCCACAGTCACTTGGGAATAGACAATATAGCCATTGGGCAAGGTGGTGGTGATGGCTCCTTCCCGCAAGGTTTTGTTTTCGTCCCCCACCAGTTTATCGATATCAATGTACTCTGCCTCACCAATGCCCCGGCATTTTTCACAAGCCCCTTTGGGGTGGTTAAACGAAAAAAGTGACTTGCTCATCGCTTCTTCCCCGGCATAGCGTGCAAATAATACGCGAAACAGTGGAGTCAATTCCGAAAGGGTTCCAAATGTAGCATTAATGGATTGGAAACGCTTGGACTGTTCGACCTTGATTACTGGGGGAAGTGCTACTATTTCGTCCACGGAAGCAGTAGGGATTGCTTGGGCATTCTGCTGATTATATGCAGGAAGTCCTTCCAGAAAATACCGATACCCTTCATTGGCTATCACCCCCATGGCCAAAGATGATTTTCCCGATCCAGAAAGTCCCGTCACGACAATCAGCTGGTGTTCGGGGATTTTCAATGATATATTTTTAAGGTTGTTTTCGTAGGCGTTGGTGATGAGCATGTAAAGTCAATTTTATGTTGGAACCATAAAGGTAAAAAAGTAAAAAGCCCGGCAATAAGCCGGGCCTTAAATCGTATTCAATTTAATCCTTCCTATCTCATCGTTTTGAAAGCATTGATCAGGCCATTGGTAGAGGCATCATGGGAAGTGACTTTTTCATCACCTTCCAACTCGGGAAGGATTTTCTTTGCCAGAACTTTCCCAAGCTCCACGCCCCATTGGTCAAAGCTGAAGATGTTCCAGATCACCCCCTGCACAAATATTTTATGCTCGTACATTGCCACAAGTGCTCCCAAGGTATAGGGATCCACTTTTTTGACCAAGATCGAATTCGTAGGACGGTTGCCCTCAAACACTTTATGTGGAGCCAATTTGGCAATTTCGGCTTCAGATTTTCCAGATTGGGCAAGTTCTTCCTTTACCTCCTCCAGTGACTTTCCGTTCATTAAGGCTTCTGTTTGCGCAAAGAAATTGGAAAGTAACTTTGGGTGGTGATCGCCTACAGGATTATGGGAAATAGCCGGGGCGATAAAGTCACAAGGAATCAAATGGGTTCCTTGGTGGATCAATTGGTAAAAGGCATGTTGGCCATTCGTACCGGGCTCACCCCAAATGATGGGACCGGTAGTATAGTCCACTTTCTCGCCGTTTCGTGATACATACTTTCCGTTGCTTTCCATATTGCCTTGCTGGAAATAAGCGGCAAATCGGTGCAAGTACTGGTCGTACGGCAATATCGCCTCAGATGCCGCCCCTAGGAAATTGGTATTCCAAATTCCGATCAAGGCCAGGATTACCGGGATATTAGACTCAAAGTCAGTCCCCCTAAAATGCTTGTCCACAGCGTGGGCACCTTCCAATAGCTTCTCAAAATTGTCAAAACCTATGGCACAGGCAATCGGCAGTCCAATAGCAGACCATAGGGAGTATCTTCCCCCTACCCAATCCCAGAAAGCAAACATATTGTCCGTATCAATTCCAAATGCAGAAACCGCCTCAGCATTGGTGGAAAGGGCCACAAAATGCTTGGCAACTGCTGCTTCGTCCTTGGCATGATCCAAGAACCAAGACCTGGCAGAATGGGCATTGGTCATGGTTTCCTGTGTCGTAAACGTCTTGGATGCGATGAAGAAAAGCGTGGTCTCCGGATCTACTTTCTTTAGGGTTTCGGCCATGTGCGTGCCATCCACATTGGAGACAAAATGGATATCCAAACTTTCTTTTTGATAAGGCTTCAATGCTTCTGTCACCATTACCGGACCGAGGTCGCTTCCTCCGATTCCGATATTTACCAGTGATTTGATAGGCTTTCCGCTAAAGCCTTTCCATTCGCCATTGTTGATTTTGTCCGCAAAGGTCTTCATCTGTGCCAATACAGCATTGACCTCTGGCATTACATCTTTACCATCTACCTCCACCGGGGTGTTGCTGCGGTTTCTTAAAGCGGTATGGAGGACTGCACGGTCTTCCGTTTGATTGATATGGGCTCCCGTAAACATCGCCTCGATGGCTGACTTCAGGTCAATCTCATTGGCCAATTCAAAAAGCGTGACCAACACTTCGTCATCTATCCTGTTTTTAGAGTAATCCACCAAAATATCCTCAAAATGGGTGGAGTATTTATCAAATCTACTGCTATCAGCAAAAAGTGATTGGATGGTTTGTGATTTTTTCTGGGCAGCCAGCTGGGAAAGCTTTTTCCAAGCTGCTGTTTGTGTTGGATTGGTATTTTTCATGTTTATTAGGTTGATTGGAAGGCCATCTATGACCAGCCCATGGTAAAATGAGTTTCCAATTATTGGTTTAAAAACTGTTCAGTGAACAAAAATAAGATTTATATTTTGGCCATAAAATTAATCGGCACGAGTTTCAGTTACTATCTTGTTAATTTTAGGAGTAAAAAGTATTCTTCCCAAAAGGCTCCACAACCATTAATGCGTAGCAAATTCTTTGTAGCCTAACAAAAGCTCAGCTATATTATTATAGTAAACATCCGTTTGTGAGTGA
It encodes:
- the pgi gene encoding glucose-6-phosphate isomerase, which gives rise to MKNTNPTQTAAWKKLSQLAAQKKSQTIQSLFADSSRFDKYSTHFEDILVDYSKNRIDDEVLVTLFELANEIDLKSAIEAMFTGAHINQTEDRAVLHTALRNRSNTPVEVDGKDVMPEVNAVLAQMKTFADKINNGEWKGFSGKPIKSLVNIGIGGSDLGPVMVTEALKPYQKESLDIHFVSNVDGTHMAETLKKVDPETTLFFIASKTFTTQETMTNAHSARSWFLDHAKDEAAVAKHFVALSTNAEAVSAFGIDTDNMFAFWDWVGGRYSLWSAIGLPIACAIGFDNFEKLLEGAHAVDKHFRGTDFESNIPVILALIGIWNTNFLGAASEAILPYDQYLHRFAAYFQQGNMESNGKYVSRNGEKVDYTTGPIIWGEPGTNGQHAFYQLIHQGTHLIPCDFIAPAISHNPVGDHHPKLLSNFFAQTEALMNGKSLEEVKEELAQSGKSEAEIAKLAPHKVFEGNRPTNSILVKKVDPYTLGALVAMYEHKIFVQGVIWNIFSFDQWGVELGKVLAKKILPELEGDEKVTSHDASTNGLINAFKTMR
- a CDS encoding AAA family ATPase; translated protein: MLITNAYENNLKNISLKIPEHQLIVVTGLSGSGKSSLAMGVIANEGYRYFLEGLPAYNQQNAQAIPTASVDEIVALPPVIKVEQSKRFQSINATFGTLSELTPLFRVLFARYAGEEAMSKSLFSFNHPKGACEKCRGIGEAEYIDIDKLVGDENKTLREGAITTTLPNGYIVYSQVTVEELNKVCAAHGFSVDVPWKELSKEQQEVILYGSDRIKVFYGKHSLESRLRWEGFKAKPREEGYYRGIIPIMSDILRLDRNVSILRFVSAKLCPSCKGARIKAEHLKYRWKELNFHDWMDLSLQALYDRLQVVTLSGGEKVLVDKLCTQLLDLIRLGMGHYQLSTSSMDISSGDAQRIKLIKQVNSNLQGILYVFDEPSIGLPTSYQLHLRHIFDRLIRGGNTVMVVEHDLNFIQSADWIVELGPKAGIEGGEVIFNGTTKEFLQAEGLESPTLTAIQDNGSQSDQVDHLPEASFQPTAKTLTVVSRKTSLVLERISTYAEEHELNTLTVTDQPIGKTPRSNPSTYTGLADKIRDLLAKTPEAKALKLTKGAFSFNNKTGRCPNCEGAGVITLSMSVMGHINQVCPVCQGKRFKPDVLKIHWNRKNIAEIYNLSIKEARDFFAEEKKLAKILELMLQLGLGYVKLGQPSNTLSGGEAQRIKLTKHFAKPSKNAILLLEEPSIGLHQQNVQQLMDALNQLKKQTAGIVCFENHSLFQSECDVLVDNALRPQLSEAKLPAIQDQDVIVIRGARTHALKDISLEFPKEHFSVVTGISGSGKSSLVIDTLHGYGLQEMTKQFSSYQQSRVGVDFQLEVDNIEGLTPSICITRKEKNFSERSDIAQQTDFDKTLRFAFSRKAQYTGLEWSASHFSSNHELGKCVVCDGMGQELIPDVDKIVLEDNLSIAEGLLAHNKGLAYYGQAGGQYMAVLEEVGKEYGFDLNTPFRDLTSVQKEVIFKGVEGKIWEATWKFKTKTREGTQQVKMKWAGLFKYLMDEYYLTRKNKHQPLKSLLSYAKCSHCHGSGLKTERLEVRIGNKSIHALKSMDFNALDRWLNSSETTEQVDQQLIESIRAHLANTLKRASQLHIDHLQLNRKSTTLSGGEQQRVALIKQLNSPLKGITYLLDEPSAGLSAENIPDLVQLLKELADKGNTVIAIEHNKEIMMAADNLVEIGPKAGKHGGYVTFNGSPEAFLKKPDCHPFLKQPTKPIALEAGKEAISLRQLAKHTLVKEAFDVPVGGITAITGKSGIGKTTLVKDILIPSIEQGHAVNCASITWPKSYSGAQYFEPKKLQAYNSTLLVAYLDLLKDITKIFATKTGLKARDFSYKNKASQCPNCKGTGTVSTSLDVAANHIETCEVCHGQRYQASLLKYRVGGLHIAEVLALSIGESHRWLADQQLAPARLSFLEKLESIGLGHLNLDQAVKSLSSGEKQRLLLLNWIKQRKQGQLLVLDEPSTGLHYADIDLLFDILQDLSKGNDLLVIDHNPYLLEKIGVGMVME